GACGAGGGTCGGGTCCCTGTGGACGCCCTTTGGAATCTTGGCTGCGCTGTCCATCTCGCTCATGAGGTCGAGATCGTTGTTGCTTGCGGCCCCGTCTGTCCCAAGGGCGACCGTGATGCCGCATCTGAGCATCTCTGGGACTGGGGCCACGCCGGAGCCGAGCTTGAGGTTGCTCTCTGGGCAGTGGGCGACGTTTACCCTGCGGCGGGCCATGAGTTCCATGTCTTCTCGCCCAATGGCCACGCAATGGGTCGCAAGCAGCCGGTCTGAAAGGAGTCCGAGCCTGTCGAGATAGGCCGTGGGAGAGACCCCGTGGCGCCGCCGGATCTCTTCGTCCTCCCACCAGGTCTCGGCAAGATGGGTCACCAGGAGTAGATCGTGGCGGTCCGCTAAGTTCCGGCAGCCTTCGAGGAGCCAGGAAGCGCAGGTGTAAGGGGTATGGGGATCCACGGTGATCGTGATGAGCGGGTGGCCCTTCCAGGCCGAGATGAGCCTTTCCGTCTCTTTTAGGGCCGCCTCACCGGACGGAAAGGCGGGGGTAGGAAAATCGAAGATCCCTTCTCCGAGCCAGCCGCGCATGCCCACCCGGTCCACCACATGTGAGACGACGGATTCAAAGAGGTACATGTCCACGAACCCCGTGGTGCCGCAGCGGATCATCTCCGCACAGGCAAGCTCGGTCCCGAGGGCCACGAGTTCGTGAGTGAGCCGGGCCTCGGCCGGGAAGATGTACTCCTCGAGCCACCTTTTGAGTGGCAGGTCATCGGCAAGGCCGCGAAAGATGGTCATGGCCGCATGGGTATGGGCATTTATGAGGCCTGGGATGATGAGGCCGGAAGGCCTTTCAAGGATGCGCTCGGCCTCGTAGCGGGAAAGGATATCCTGCCTGCTTCCGACTGCGACAAAGGCCCCGTCCCGGATGGCAACAGCGCAGTCCCGCATGGGCTCTGAATCAGGGTCGGGAACCAGGATCTTCCCAGTGACGATCAGGTGGACGACATCCATGAATCGGCCTCCTCGAGAAACCGGACGATGAGACGGGAGAGGGCCGCCTCTGCCTTTTTGGCATTTGCAACCACGTCCTCGATCCTGATAGGCTGAAAGGCGTCCGGGTCGTTTACATTGGCAATCACAGAGATCCCCAGGACCTCCATGCCCGCATGCACGGCGACTATAACCTCCGGCACGAGGGACATGGCCACGGCATCTGCCCCGATGAGACGGAGAAACCGTGTCTCTGCCGGTGTCTCCAGGCTCGGCCCGGGAACCGCCACATACACACCTTCCCGAAGCCCGATCCCAAGCCGGTCAGCGGTCAGCCTGATGCCTGCCCGAAGCCTTTTGGAATATGCGCGAGAGAGATCCGGAAACCGGAGCCCCCACTCCTCCACGTTCGGCCCGCGCAGGGGATTGTCAGGAATGAGGTTGAT
The window above is part of the Deltaproteobacteria bacterium genome. Proteins encoded here:
- a CDS encoding amidohydrolase, whose amino-acid sequence is MDVVHLIVTGKILVPDPDSEPMRDCAVAIRDGAFVAVGSRQDILSRYEAERILERPSGLIIPGLINAHTHAAMTIFRGLADDLPLKRWLEEYIFPAEARLTHELVALGTELACAEMIRCGTTGFVDMYLFESVVSHVVDRVGMRGWLGEGIFDFPTPAFPSGEAALKETERLISAWKGHPLITITVDPHTPYTCASWLLEGCRNLADRHDLLLVTHLAETWWEDEEIRRRHGVSPTAYLDRLGLLSDRLLATHCVAIGREDMELMARRRVNVAHCPESNLKLGSGVAPVPEMLRCGITVALGTDGAASNNDLDLMSEMDSAAKIPKGVHRDPTLVSAREAFGMATTGAATALHREDLGRIAPGMRADLAVVDLDQVHLRPCYDPISLVVYAARSGDVQDVFVEGKPLLEDRRLVTIDEAELLARLARIIEGTA
- a CDS encoding purine-nucleoside phosphorylase gives rise to the protein MEGCGIDEARFRAEGFPARVEDAVSYLRKRLSRTPDVCIILGTGLGGVADALQDPWTAAYSDIPHFPASTSPSHAGRLLVGTIGHLCVAVFQGRFHYYEGYSTRELTLPIRVMSLLGARVLIGCNAAGGLNPVFSSGDIMLVSDHINLIPDNPLRGPNVEEWGLRFPDLSRAYSKRLRAGIRLTADRLGIGLREGVYVAVPGPSLETPAETRFLRLIGADAVAMSLVPEVIVAVHAGMEVLGISVIANVNDPDAFQPIRIEDVVANAKKAEAALSRLIVRFLEEADSWMSST